DNA from Misgurnus anguillicaudatus chromosome 13, ASM2758022v2, whole genome shotgun sequence:
ggggccgcgagatggtgccaggggggccccagttttatgaaattttataaaatacattaatttatcatgaattctgtgtagttacacctaaaaaataaggctactaaccaacagcactactttgtataatttaaaatgttttgtttaattaaaattttaagtttaagaagtggttttgtcataaatttccTTTGAGGGGCCGCCATGGAATgtgccgtacacaaggggggccgcatgctgaaaaagtttgagaaccactggtttagttgatttcaaatatcaacactggctttcagagatcatgcaccccgcctttaaaggtccactgtgcagacttttagcggcatctagcggtgagatcgggaattgcaaccaacagcttaatccacagctcacccctccctttcaaaaCGCACAGAAAAACTACGGCAGCCACCACAATGATGGGTTAAGAGAAAATGAATAATATAATTTTGAGGATAACATTCATCCTACCATGGCCACCTCACCAGTTTACATTGACTCTTGTAATACTTGGCATATTTTCTCTTATGTGTGAGCTCTCCGGTTTACCTTCTCTATAAAATTCGGCTGTCTTTCGACTTGGTTTATGGAAACTATTCCAGGAAAGGTGGTTTGTAAATGTGAGGTGAACTCTCCAGTGTCCTTCTCAAATTCAGTCCCAGGCTGAGTAAATACTCTGACCATTGCAAATGACCATCGCATGCGTTATACATGTGTTTCCTTAGGTTGCCATAAATTATCACATAAGGAAACTATTCTTCCACCTTCCAGAATGATAAGAAATCAGACCAGAAGAAAATGAATAATGTCattgcttttaaaataaatagctGCTGTTAAAGAGAACAATCCTCAAGACTTTTAAGAcaaatgttaaaacaaaaagCATAAATCAGAATTTGCAAATATAACAATTGGGATTTGGAGATTTACTTTAGCCCTGCTGTTGATTCTCATTGACATTCAGCCAAAACACTTGGTGCGGTGTGACCGATGtctgtgtgatgtctgaggaaTGTGATATTGCAGCTGCACTATCTCTGCCAAACTCTTCAATCTGATTCTTCAAACAAAGCCGGAGTGCACGATATCtaaaaaatgctttggaaaagagagtcggcccgactaccaaaacacacttgtagccaagcatcagtaaggtgcgtgtctactaaacgaCATCATTgtctgggttgcatatgtgtagggcgggtctatcaacagaaggcccagattctattggggtaggggtgtgtttgtttaggtgatttcaaatgtcaacattggctttcagagatcatgcacctttaaataatttcaTTATACAGCCAAAtggcatttgtttaaaaaaaatagcacagaaatgcatttaaaaagtctGATGTTATCAACATCCTCATGTTGTCCTGTCTCTCTTTCTAATAGAATTCAAAAAGACCATCATGATAATGTTTTCGGTCATGACTATTAGTTTCCAACAAGGGTCAGCAGGTAATTTCCTAATTTGTCACATTAATATAATATCCTTATATGTGTATGCATGTAGTTGCCTTGCGTCTCATGGGCTCTTGGACACAGCAGCTGTATCTTTGGTAACCTGCTAGATTTGTAGACAATGCAGCTGTGCAGAAGGACCCGAGAACCCTTTTAGAGACCTGCTGTAAATCAAAGTCACTTCACGGAGAGTTCCTGGATGTTTTATTCTCACATGCACTTCGACAGAAGTTCCATAGGGGAGCACTGAGCCTGCTTTGTAATTTAACTGCACCATCTGCCCTGCTCTGACCTTAGTGGTTGTGATGGAGGCTATTCTGCTGAAAACCAAAGCAATGCTAACCacaaaggtgcattgtgtacgTGGACTACTACAGTAGGTCACTGTGGGAGCTATTATATAGTACTTACAAAGTCAATTAAAAAAGGCATATATGTGACTCTGTAAGCAATGAAGAGGGCATTCAAGGGATCTAATCTTTTACTCTCTTCCAATAGACACCACCACAGAGACTGAATTTAAGGCACTGAATGGTTTGTGGGAGGATCAGACCACGTACTAGCCTGacaaaaacaatgaaaatgttTCTGCTCTCAAAAATGTGATGACAAGCTGATGTATGTGATTGACAGTGACAACAAAGCCGAAATTCCCTTTCAATAAGAAGTAGGGAACTTCAGGAATATCGCAATGGAAGCCTGTCACACAGCAAATGCTTCTGGGATTGTGTTCTTACAGATCAATATGACTtcgtcatttttatttttcattacttTTTATAGGGCCTGTTATGCTGTTAATTCATTACATTTGGATGTGCACACACATCACGTGAGAACTGACTGTGAAACACTTACGATAGAAGCAGCCATCTCTATGTTGAACTGGGATCAACCAGGACACCATTTGTATGTATTCTTAAAGTCTTGTCTGTAGGTTATGTAGTATCTGATCCTACAAATAGATAATGCatggattaaaaaaatgctcTAAACCCTAGTTTCTAAAGCGCTATTCAACAATCTATAATTGCAAAGGAGGTTGATGACTTTTCATTAAGCTTCCTTTTAATTCCCAAGGGATCCAAGACCCTTAAAACCCCTGTCTCTCAACTAAAGGATCAGTTTTCAACTGCTGTCTTTCTCTAACCCCCTGCCAATTCCCAAAAAAGCCTAAAAGTTGGCAAGCTCTGAAAGGTGTGCCAATGAGAAATGGCTGTTTGAGTAAATGCAATATTCAATGTGGCTCTCACTATCTGTCCCAGGACAGAGAAAACTCGGTTTTGTAAAACTCAGAGCATGCCTGGTGCAGATTTTAAAAATCTTGTTCATTTATCCTTTATTCAAGCAGATAGTCATTCATCTTTTTCATTAATCTACCAATTTTGAAAGTCAAATGAATACAAACCTCCTCTCATACACCAAACGTGACCTGCTGCGCACGGCGACTTTGAAAAGGTCTTTACATTTTGCTGCCATCTAGCGGCAATTACCAAACTTTAGCAAATCTTTAACTGTTAATTAAAAGCGTATATTTTTCAgaacaaatatttcaaatatgaATGCATATAAGAGAATTACTGACGCGAACTACTAATGTCTTAAACACGTCTGTCGGTAATGTCATTTAAAACAGGTGAATTTCAGCTTATAGGTATTGCTTGCGAATGCCCGATTATAAATAATAGAGCAAACGCTTAAGCCAGTAATTCAGATTACGTTTCAAACATAATATTTCTTGTAAACgactaaaattaaaaattttcaCACTAAATTTAAAGAATACACGTGgatagtttttttgtgtgtgtttttttttaccgttAGCTGTTTGGGTCCTTCGCCGCACAGCATTGTGGGAATTCTTCCTTTGCAGCAATGGCTTGGCTTGTAGTCAGAATAGCAATAtctgtgtctttattttttacTGCATCGGCGGTATTTGAAGACCAAGTTGGAAAGTTTGATTGGTATGTAAATGGCTTTTACTTATGTGTTGTTTTACGTTTATTCCACTGTGTGATTTCTGCGACATTGAAAGTACCCGGCACTTAAATCAGACTGATGTCAGCTACACCGGGCTGATGTTCATGTTGCTATTCAGTCATAGATCATGTGTTAACATCAGCTACTAAACACTCCGCGTTATTTTCTTTCAGGAGGCAACAGTTTATTGGCAAGGTGCGTTTTGCCTTGTTTGATACTCATTCACAAGCGTCTAAAAAACTCTTGGTGGCGACAGACAAGAACGTGTTTGCTTCTCTCAATTCCAGGACTGGCGATTTGTGTAAGTGTTCACCCACCTCAGTCTATTTTTAGCAGCTATTTTGAGGCTTTTCAGCAGAATCTTTTAGGGTCCATGTTCGACACTTTTGATGCATTTAATTTAACCCCCCAGTTAAATGATTCAGGCTGGCAAATCCTGTGTTTCCTAAAACCTGAATTATATGTGACATTCAAATTCAGCATCCTGAAATGCACCACATTATTTGACCTCTcacatttctttttcttttaattacaatttatatgcAAACTACAATAATGGTAGTTTTgttataaagtaaaaataatatCTGCTTTTGGTTCTTGTAGTCTGGCGTCATGTGGATAAGACTGGACCAGAGGGCCATATTGATTCACTTCTTATGCATGGACAAGGTAAGCAAGCACACTAAAGTGTATTTTTGGTTAGAAATTAGGCattgtttaattttttgcaTGTGTACCTGCTGTCATTTAGATGCTATTGTAGTTGTTGGAGATGGACGTCTGCTTCGTTCATGGGAGACTACAGTTGGTGGCTTGAAATGGGAGACTGTGCTTGATACTGGGAGGTTGTATATcgttttgttttattgtatcACAAAAATAGACTCAATTAAATATGAATGGTAGATAAAAGGATTGTTTTCCTCTTTTGAACACAGCTTTCAGGCCGCTGCCTTTGTTGGAGTTCAAGATCTTGTCAAGTATGTTGCCGTGCTTAAAAAAACAGCGATCTCTTTCCATGACCTCTCGAGCGGTGGCCAGATATGGGTGGAAAGTCTGCCTGACAGTGACGAGATTTTTAAATTGAGCATTTACCATTTTCATGACCTGAGATTATTAATAATTGAGGGTCATATGACCCAAAGTACACTTATGCCGTAGTAAATATAGCATTttgggcggtttcccggacagggcttatcttTGTCCCAGAGTAAAAGGCATGTTTAAGCTACTTGCACTGacacatcttaacatatatcagtgccattaaGTTTTGTATTAGGTATATTTGTAAGAactacttaaaggcggggtgcatgatctctgaaagccaatgttgacacttgaaatcacctaaacaaacatgcccctaccccaatagaatctggacctttttttgaTAGATTTGCCCACACTTACTGCTgatacaagtgtgttttggtagtcggcccgactcccttttccaaagcatttttcaaaaatcatgcaccccaatttaatataactaaggcctagccctggattaatctaaaccctgtctgggaaacttcCCATTTGTGTCTTAGTTCTTTTATCTCCTTTTTGTATCCTGACAGTGACTCTGTGCAGTACCAAACAGTTTATTCTGGAGGTGATGGACTGGTGTTTGTTTTGGGACTTGTCCCAAACTCCCATATTGTTATTGTTGAGTACAAAATTGAAGATGGAGAAATCATGAATAAGGTATTGGTTTACATGATAACATAAATACAACAATGCACAAATTCCTCTTCATGTTGTGTAATTTGAGCACACAAAGTCCATTGTGGTGAGAGATCTGATTCAGTTTATGGATTTGTCCCTCAGAAAACAGTTGAAGCTGCATGGATGTCAAGCCTGGAAAACAGCTGTACAATCGTCAGCTCAGGGATCCTCTTGTGTGTGGATCAAATCACACAGTCTCTGTATACACTACCAATGCAGTCTGCTGAACAGACAGAACTGAGACAGATACACCTTCAGGTGCACATATACCTGTATTTGTCATTAACACAGAGCGCTTTTGGTATCTTGTGTAATGATTTATAATATTGTGGTACACTTCTTAGACTCTGGATTTGGAGGTGGCTTCTGGATTTCAGCCTGTTTTGACATCCACCCAGCCGAACCCAGCTCAGCCTCCGCTGGCTGAGTTCTTCCTGCAGCTCAGTCCAGATCATCACATTCTTCTGCAGCTCAATGACGGCCTCATCGCTCCGCTACGAGATTTCAATCCGGTAAGAGCTAATGAAGCCCACAGACCCgattaatgaaataaatgagGTTGGGAATGTTTTAGTGTTTAATGGAAAaggaagtcatatacatctggCATAAGAGCAAGTATATTATGAAATATATTGTTAGTTAAGAAGAATTGGGATGGTGTTTATGCTTTAAATCTAGAATCATTTAAAGCCCATAATCTCCTGTGTATTTCAATCCGTCAAATCTGGTCGCTTTTGCCACAACCGGAGAGAAGACGGTTGCTGCAGTGATGTCACCAAAGAATGACACTGTGAGTTACCATTCAAACACTTTACACCGATCTGTTTGTCATACATATGTTTTTAATACTCAAActactgtttgtgttttatttaaggCTTGCAGCATCAACTTATTCAGTGCCGACACAGGCAGAAGGCACCTAGACACCACCATCATCTATCAATTGGACCCTAATGGAGGAAAGCCAAACAAAGTAAGCACAAACGCTAAAGTATTTAAGCCTACGCCATGAttagctttttatttttgtattgaaGGTTAAATAAATGTGTATGTTCTTTAGTTATACGTCCATGCTTTTCTGAAGAAAGATGACTCTGTGGGCTACAGAGTCATGGTGCAGACAGAAGACCTCACGCTCACGTTTTTACAGCAACCTGGTATGAAGCACAATTTAcacgtttttattttaaacttagGAAGCGGTCTTATAACATTTGGTTCTGTTGTCCCGCTGTAGGCAGGGTGGTCTGGATGAGGGAGGAGGCCTTGGCTGATGTGGTCACCATGGAGATGGTCGATCTGCCACTCACAGGAACACAGGCCGAGCTGGAGGGAGAGTTTGGGAAGAAAGCCGGTACATTGCCCGAGACGTCCTTTGATGCACCCTTGTTTAAAATGAACAGAATTACTATCTTTGCAGTGTGGAGCAATCCAATTTAGAAGCATTAGTTGAACCTTGAAAGCATTTAAAGGTGTACATAGTTTCTTGCGTCACAAAGTGTTTTTAGTATACAGCTGTTTATGCATGGATTGCTTTTGCTTTCTAACCGTGAAATGCACAAGCGTCTGCCTCACCAAACTGTCCTGTTGTCCATAGCTTTCCTGCACTTTCTGTCTGTATTTATTTCCTTGTTTCTTCTTTTGCCTTTCCGCTGCACTTGGATCCAGCCATTCAAGGTAACATTAAGAGCTTCCTAATTTTGCTTCTGTTGTTAATACCGTGCTTAATTTTGGTTTATGTCAGAGTTTTGAACAATGCATTTGCTCTTAAGTGTTACTAATGTAATCTTactttgtatttaaatacattttgctttgtTTTGCCACATTAACTAATTTTTGTAATCTCTTGGGTTCCAGATGGGCTCTTACCCATGGTCTTGAAGCGCCTCTCATCCCAGTTCATCCTGCTGCAGTCCTGGATGGGCCATCTTTGGAAACTTTTCTACGATGCCCGCAAACCTCGCAGCAGTGTGAAGAATGATGAGGTCACCATAGAGACTCTGTCTCGGGATGAGTTCAACCTGCAGAAAATGATGCTGATGGTCACCGCCTCTGGAAAGGTATGTTTAGGGAAAACAGATACTTGTTTGTAGTTTTACCTTTGACCTAGTTGTCAGTTAACACGTGATGTTTGTTTTCCTGCTAAGCTTTTTGGCATCGATAGTAAATCGGGAACTGTTTTGTGGAGGCACTATTTACAAAACATCCAGCCC
Protein-coding regions in this window:
- the emc1 gene encoding ER membrane protein complex subunit 1: MAWLVVRIAISVSLFFTASAVFEDQVGKFDWRQQFIGKVRFALFDTHSQASKKLLVATDKNVFASLNSRTGDLFWRHVDKTGPEGHIDSLLMHGQDAIVVVGDGRLLRSWETTVGGLKWETVLDTGSFQAAAFVGVQDLVKYVAVLKKTAISFHDLSSGGQIWVESLPDSDSVQYQTVYSGGDGLVFVLGLVPNSHIVIVEYKIEDGEIMNKKTVEAAWMSSLENSCTIVSSGILLCVDQITQSLYTLPMQSAEQTELRQIHLQTLDLEVASGFQPVLTSTQPNPAQPPLAEFFLQLSPDHHILLQLNDGLIAPLRDFNPSNLVAFATTGEKTVAAVMSPKNDTACSINLFSADTGRRHLDTTIIYQLDPNGGKPNKLYVHAFLKKDDSVGYRVMVQTEDLTLTFLQQPGRVVWMREEALADVVTMEMVDLPLTGTQAELEGEFGKKADGLLPMVLKRLSSQFILLQSWMGHLWKLFYDARKPRSSVKNDEVTIETLSRDEFNLQKMMLMVTASGKLFGIDSKSGTVLWRHYLQNIQPNSVFKLMVQRTTAHFPHPPQCTLLIKDKDTGLASLHVFNPIFGKKSHSSVPALPRPILQSLLLPIIDQDYAKVLLLVDDQYKVTAFPSTKNVLQQLQDTASSIFFYLVDTSQGKLSGFRLRKDLSTELIWEVVIPTEVQKIVAVKGKRANEHVHSQGRVMGDRSVLYKYLNPNLLAVVTESTDTHQERSFVGIFLIDGVTGRIVHEAVQRKAKGPVHFVHSENWVVYVYWNSKFRRNEFSVLELFEGAELYNSTVFSSLDRPHPPQVLQQSYIFPAPISTLEATLTEKGITSRHLLVGLPSGNILSLPKMFLDPRRPEMVSEQSREENLIPYAPEMPIRTEWFINYNQTISRVRGIYTAPSGLESTCLVVAYGLDLYQTRVYPSKQFDVLKDDYDYVLISSVLFGLFFATMISKRLAEVKLLNRAWR